The Leifsonia sp. ZF2019 DNA segment TCGCCCGCTTGAGGTCGGCCTCCGGCAGGTTCACGTTGGTGATCCCGCCGCTCGGGTGGACTCCGGTGCAGCCGATGAACGCGAGGTCCGCGTGCACACGCTCGAGCAGGCTGGAGGCGAGCGGTTCGACGAGCGAGTGCTGCAGCGGCCGCAGGGTGCCGCCGGTGACGACGACCTGGAAGCGCGGGATGGCGCGCTCCAGCTCGAGCGCGATCGTCAGGCCGTTGGTGATCACGGTCACGTCGGTCAGTTCCTCCCGGTCGACGAGGGCGCGCGCGATGGCCGCGGTGGTCGTGCCGACGTCGAGGAGCACACTGCTGCCGGACGTCACGAGCGACGCCGCAGCGAGGCCGATCGCGCGCTTCTCGTCGGCGGAGGCTTCCAGAGCCTCCTCGAAGCTCGCTTCGCGCATCCCGGCGCCGCGCAGCACCGCGCCACCGTGGACTCGCCGGATGCTCTGCTGCTCGTCCAGAGCGTCGAGGTCGCTGCGCACCGTGACGTCGGAGACCTGGAACGCCTCGCTCAGCTCGCTGACCCTCACGAAGCCGGCACGTCCGATCAGGTCGAGCATCCGCTCACGGCGGAGGGCGGCGGGCAGCGGGTCGCGCGGCGATTCGCTCATACGCCTTATGCTGTTCTGCTTGCGTTTGGTTGTCAATACGAAAGCTAATCGGTACATTTGCTTTCGGAATCGAAAGGCTGGCATGGCTTCCATCACCAAGCGCCCGCACGTCCTCTCCGACGGCCGGGACCTCATCTACTACGACGACGCGGACTCGACACTGGCTCCCGACCGCGCGCCCGACCTGCGCGAGCCCGCACCCCGTCCCGCGACGGCGACGATGCGCCAGGATCCGCTCACCGGCGAGTGGGTGTCGATCGCGGCCGCCCGCCAGAACCGCGTCATGCTGCCGCCGGCCGAGCTCGACCCGCTCGCTCCGGCCACCCCGAGCAACCCGTCGGAGATCCCGAGCGTCTACGACGTCGCCGTCTTCGAGAACAAGTCGCCGTCCTTCGGTCCGCTGCTGGAGGACGCCGACGCCCCGCTCGGTCTCGACGACCTGGCCGAGGTCGGTCTCGGCCGCACGCGCACCTCCGTCGGCCGCTGCGAGGTCGTCTGCTTCAGCCCGGCGACCAGCGGCTCGTTCGGGAGTCTCACGCCGTCCCGCGCCCGCACCGTTATCGAGGCCTGGGCCGACCGCACCGCGGTGCTGTCCGCGCTGCCGGGCGTCCGCCAGGTGTTCCCCTTCGAGAACCGCGGGGAGGCGATCGGCGTCACCCTGCACCACCCGCACGGGCAGATCTACTCGTACCCGTACATCACCCCGCGGACGAGCGCGCTGATCCGCTCGCTCGACGCGTACGGCCCCACGCTCTTCGCCGACATCCTCGAACGCGAGCGCGCCTCCGAGCGGGTCGTGCTCGCCGGGGAGCACTGGACGGCGTTCGTGCCGTTCGCCGCCCGCTGGCCCGTCGAGATCCACGTGCTCCCCCACCGCCACGTCGCGGATTTCGCGGAGACGAACGACGCCGAGCGCGACGAACTGGCGACGCTCTACCTGCGCGTGCTGCGCGGCGTCGACGCTCTCTACGACTCCCCCACGCCGTACATCGCGGCCTGGCACCAGGCTCCGGTCGACGTGCGTCGCGACGAGATCCGTCTCATGCTGCAGATCACCTCGCCCCGCCGTGCCGCGGATAAGCTGAAGTTCCTGGCCGGCTCCGAAGCCGCGATGGGCGCCTGGATCGGCGACGTCCCGCCGGAGAAGGCCGCCGAGGCCCTCCGCGACGCCGTCGCGCGGGCCGACCGAGAGAACCCGGTCGGCGAGCTGCCCTCCGGCATCTCCGGCCTGGTCACCGTCACCCCCGCCACCACCTCCGACCGAAAGGCCGACCGATGACCGATCTGCGCTCCGGCGTCCGCGACGACTTCGCCGAGGTGTTCGGCCGTCGGCCCGACGGCGTGTGGTCCTCCCCCGGCCGGGTGAACCTCATCGGCGAGCACACCGACTACAACGACGGCTTCGTGCTCCCGTTCGCGATCAACCGGCGCACCGTCGCCGCGCTCGGACTCCGGGAGGACCGCACCGTGCGCGTCGGCAGCACCTTCGCCGACGAGCTGGTCGAGATCGACCTCGACGCGCTCACGCCCGACGCCCTCGCGGGCTGGTCCGCCTACCCGCTCGGCGTCACCTGGGCGCTCGGCGAGTTCGGCGCCGACCTGGCCGCCGTGCCCGGCTTCGACCTGCTGATCGACTCCAACGTCCCTGTCGGCGCCGGGCTGTCGTCGTCGGCCGCCATCGAGGGCGCCGTCGCACTCGCGCTCAACGACGTCTGGCGGCTCGGCCTCGACCGCAAGACCCTCGCCCGCGTCGGGCAGCGTTCCGAGAACGTGGCCGTGGGCGCCCCGACCGGGATCATGGACCAGTCCGCCTCCCTGCTCGGCGAGCCCGACTCGGCCGTGTTCCTCGATTGCCGCACCCTCCACTCGGAGATCGTCCCGCTGGGTCTTGCCGAGGCCGGACTCGAGATCGTCGTCATCGACACCCAGGTGGAGCACGCCCACGCGACCGGTGGCTACGCCGAGCGCCGGGCCTCCTGCGAGGCCGGTGCGGCCGCGCTCGGAGTCCCCTCGCTACGCGACGTCTCGGTCGCGGACCTCGATCGGGCGCGCGCGATCCTCGACGACGTGACCTTCCGCCGTGTCCGCCACGTCGTCACCGAGGACCAGCGGGTGCTCGACACCGTCCGGACCCTGCGCGAGCAGGGGCCCACCGCCATCGGCGACCTGCTCGACGCCTCCCACGCCTCGATGCGCGACGACTTCGAGATCTCCGTCCCCGAGCTCGACCTCGCGGTCGAGACGGCGCAGGCGAACGGCGCGATCGGCGCGCGCATGACAGGCGGCGGCTTCGGCGGCTCCGCCATCGCGCTGGTCCCGGCAGACACCGTCAGCCGGGTCCTGGTCGCGCTCGACGGTGCGTTCGCCGAGCACGGCTTCGGCCAGCCGAACCTCTTCACCGTCGTCCCGTCGGAGGGCTCGCGTCGCGAGAGCTGACGGCCGGCCTCACCCGGCGTTAACCTCCCGGCAACCGGCCGGGAGGAACATGGACCGGATGACGGATCCCGAGATCACCTGGCTCGACGCCGACACGGTGCAG contains these protein-coding regions:
- a CDS encoding DeoR/GlpR family DNA-binding transcription regulator; the protein is MSESPRDPLPAALRRERMLDLIGRAGFVRVSELSEAFQVSDVTVRSDLDALDEQQSIRRVHGGAVLRGAGMREASFEEALEASADEKRAIGLAAASLVTSGSSVLLDVGTTTAAIARALVDREELTDVTVITNGLTIALELERAIPRFQVVVTGGTLRPLQHSLVEPLASSLLERVHADLAFIGCTGVHPSGGITNVNLPEADLKRAMVTTAERAVVVADGSKLGRTHLGRIAGVDEVAALITGASAFSPQLAALRGAGLPVTVAAGLG
- the galK gene encoding galactokinase → MTDLRSGVRDDFAEVFGRRPDGVWSSPGRVNLIGEHTDYNDGFVLPFAINRRTVAALGLREDRTVRVGSTFADELVEIDLDALTPDALAGWSAYPLGVTWALGEFGADLAAVPGFDLLIDSNVPVGAGLSSSAAIEGAVALALNDVWRLGLDRKTLARVGQRSENVAVGAPTGIMDQSASLLGEPDSAVFLDCRTLHSEIVPLGLAEAGLEIVVIDTQVEHAHATGGYAERRASCEAGAAALGVPSLRDVSVADLDRARAILDDVTFRRVRHVVTEDQRVLDTVRTLREQGPTAIGDLLDASHASMRDDFEISVPELDLAVETAQANGAIGARMTGGGFGGSAIALVPADTVSRVLVALDGAFAEHGFGQPNLFTVVPSEGSRRES
- the galT gene encoding galactose-1-phosphate uridylyltransferase, giving the protein MASITKRPHVLSDGRDLIYYDDADSTLAPDRAPDLREPAPRPATATMRQDPLTGEWVSIAAARQNRVMLPPAELDPLAPATPSNPSEIPSVYDVAVFENKSPSFGPLLEDADAPLGLDDLAEVGLGRTRTSVGRCEVVCFSPATSGSFGSLTPSRARTVIEAWADRTAVLSALPGVRQVFPFENRGEAIGVTLHHPHGQIYSYPYITPRTSALIRSLDAYGPTLFADILERERASERVVLAGEHWTAFVPFAARWPVEIHVLPHRHVADFAETNDAERDELATLYLRVLRGVDALYDSPTPYIAAWHQAPVDVRRDEIRLMLQITSPRRAADKLKFLAGSEAAMGAWIGDVPPEKAAEALRDAVARADRENPVGELPSGISGLVTVTPATTSDRKADR